gtttagcctgaagaagagaagaatgaggggggatttgatagctgctttcaactacctgaaagggggttccaaagaggatggctctagactgttctcaatggtagcagatgacagaacgaggagtaatggtctcaagttgcagtgggggaggtttagattggatattaggaaaaactttttcactaagagggtggtgaaacactggaatgcattacctagggaggtggtagaatctccttccttagaggtttttaaggtcaggcttgacaaagccctggctgggatgatttaactgggaattggtcctgcttcgagcagggggttggactagatgaccttcaggggtcccttccaaccctgagattctatgattcattcttgAAAATGTGTCTTTCCAGTATGGCATTCCAGCAATAAATGGTATGGCGTCCTGACCGTACCAGCTTACTTGCACCACTAGTTAAAGGGCAACTGTTATATTAAACctatatatattaaatatatattatattaaacCTCCTTCCCTCTTGATCATAGTCCAGTTATTTCTCCTCTTTGTTTTCTAATTCTGTCAACCAGTGAGttgacaaacaaacaaagggatCAATTTAATGTGAACAATAACTCCTCCCCTTTCTGCAGGGCAGTTGTGAGTTAAGGAGAAGAGGCGAAGATTctcaagtggtgtaaatcagtgtggctccttgaggatctgacccagcgTGTCAGTCTTGGCTTTCAATTTCTTTATCTGGATGTATCAGAAACTACACTTTTTGTTTCTTATTCGATAAACGGACACTCGGTGCTAAAGGAACCAAAGAACAATGCTGCATAGTTCTCCTGAGAGGAAGGGATGGCTGCCAGCCACATGAATGCCATAGGACAGAGGTGCCAAGCGCCTCTGGCAACCTGAGGGTTAAGGCTTTGTAAAGATAAACACCTCTCTAATTTTAACACTCTGGGTCTTCTCCTGAACTTCTTAATAAGGTGGCTACAGCGTACAGCTGACTGAGAATACATAATACTGTAAAGGTGGCACACAAAGGGATATACACTGGGTATGTTCTTATTTTACTTCTTTATGATGTATGAAGGCACAAGAAGGTTTGTTTTCCGTAAACAAGCTTTTTCCATAATTGTGATTTTCTTAGAAATTTGAGGAATGCCAAGTCTTGCCTTCCTGGCTCTTGCTGGAGAACTTCTTGGATGGCTCAGAAATATGGAGAGGCAGCTTTTTTCAGCCTTCAGCGGAAAGGACAGAAGTGCCGAAACTTTCGCAAACAGCCTTTTGCCATCTTCCCATTCTTTACATCTGCCTACTGCTCAGTTCTTACAACTTCTGACACAGCTGGTGCTGGCCCCTTTTGGAGCCAGCAGTGGTCTGACCAGCCCGGCAATTCCCATGTTCTCCGCATGTCTGAATTAAATAGGTTGAACCTACTCCATTCAATAGCTTTGAACCAATGTAAGCAAACAAGAATCGTCTCCCCCCTCAGCCAGTCGGTTTCTACTTCCTAGGACTCTGTTTGTCAGAATCCTGTTAGCTCTGCAGTTATCAAGAGAGTCTTCAGGTTACACAAGACCTGAATTTCCAATGTGAAAAACACACTGAAAAAAGCACACACAcccaaaaaacatttaaaagacaaaaccaaaccaaatcaaGCCTATTTTAGACACCAGCAAGAAGAGACAAATGGTGCAAGCGTAACGTCCACCTGCACCCCGCCTTTGCAGGTTACCTTTACACGTCTGGCAGATATTGAGCAGATTTGCCAGTGGTGACAAGCCAAAGATACTCACTGGCCAGGGTTCTGATAATGCAGGTGACTCAGATGGGCCCTGGATGAGAACTGGCTCTCTGAATTTGCGGACGTCAAccaaaatcattttaaatgttcattaCAGATGGGCCTCTCAAGACTAGCAGGATATATTTTTAGAGTTGGTATGATCACTTGCAGATCTAGAAGACTAGATaaacttgtttcagaggaacagccgtgttagtctgtattcgcaaaaagaaaaggagtacttgtggcaccttagagactaaccaatttatttgagcatgagctttcgtgagctacagctcatgctcaaataaattggttagtctctaaggtgccacaagtactccttttctttttagataaacTTGGTAACCCTAATGTTTGGCCAAAGTGGTGCCTCCCATCTCTTATGAACATGCAGAATGTTAAAATTATGGCTAAAGGCCTCAGTTCCCATAGTTACAAGGAAATACTGATGAACTGGTGATCCCAGAACAAACTGATGAAATATCCAGCACAGAGGTGCAAATCCTTTTGTACCTTTGTTTCTTTGAATTAGGATTATTGTTAAAATTGCCTTCATAAAAGATGTGGTGAAAAAAGAATATACGTACCTTATAAGTCACACTTTCTGCAGAATGTGATGTACTGAACCTATACACATTCAGAAACCTAGAGGACCAAAGTCTATACTCAGCAATACTGGCATGAATCCAAACTAACTATGGAGGTCAGTGAAGTttctttagatttacactggtataactgagtGCAGAATTTTGGTCCAGATACTCTGCCAAAGGGCAGGTGCAGTATCAATTTAATATCCCATACGCAAAGTCTTTCCCCTGACTCCAGTGACTCCTCTGACTTTCCATTGACTCCTTCCTTTCTGAAGGATTATGGCCAGCCCTTACAGGGAGCATAGACACGATGGTCCTTTTGCTCTGGCTCTTAcgagcctataaatatttacagaaatACTAAGGACCCCAAGTTTCCCCATTTCAtcgttttgttttccatttttttgtttgtttctgaccTGTATGCAATCCACTCCAGTGGCAAAGTAAACTTATCGACTCATAGAAAACGTAAAAGGACACCACTGTTAACATTTAACACTCTTTCCAAAACCCCAAACAGCTCTATTGtcatagaaaaagaaaaacagtcatGGTCCATAAGGCTCTGATATCACTACACCAGGAATATCGTACTCCGATCAGGGCACCTTATGGGACAGATACAGTATTGACACATTTGAGGAAATTCAACAACAAAACTGATGTGGAGTCTAGTGGGATTggtttatgaggaaagatttcaATGCACGGAACTCGGTTAAGCATTGACAAAATGGAGGAGTCATGATAACGGGCTATAAATACATGACGAATGTAAACACCCAGGAGGGGGAGGAATTTTTTCTAGTGTGTTGAATAGGACAGAGATATGACTGGGGCTAGTAGGATGCAAGTAATATTTAGGCTAAAGATATAGAAAAAACTTCCTAGCAGTGAGGTATCCTGTGATGAGCCTCTAAGGAAAGCGGTGGAACACCCATTGTTTGGGACATTTAGAACTAGACAGGGGAACAATCCACCCCAGTCAGTGAACAGACTGCAGCAGATGAATTgacaggtcttttccatctctacaGACTCTTAGCCAAATCTTGCTTTCCAGTACATCCACGCAACCCTAGCGACGTCAAAGAGTTTACATAAGAATGAACAGGAGCAGAGTTCGGGCCAATGATTCGATACGCCATATCCCACCTTTGCCTTGCTGAAATGTAAAACAAGAATTGCACCATTAGCTTGGAGAGACAAGAGTTCGCATCTGACTCCTTGAATATCCACCTGGCAACACTGTAGCATATATTATTTACCAAGAACATAGTGCTAGGTGCCACCAGTGTACAGAAATGAAACAGTTTCTGTGTTGTTCTACTTCATGGTACAGTACAAATGCTTTAGTTcaccttaatccagccctgttgtCACAGTCTCTGAGGTTCTAAACAGACACTGTAACCGGGAAATAGCTGTACTATTTTCTATAAATACAATGCACGGCTGTGTGTGTTTATGATGGGTCACTTACCATGGAGTTAGAGCAAAAGGGTTGTTAGAGGATCCAAGCAGGAAAGGTAACACAATAACATAGATGAGGGTCCTGAAGAAGCAATGGAGAAGCTGTTTATTGGGGGAATAACCCCTACCAGACTCCAGCCAGGCTAGAGTGGATTGTTCTTCCTAAGGCTAAGCCAAGGATCAAAAGGAGGATACTAAACCATTAGAAGACCCTAGGCCTAGAAAAGGGTGAGGGCCATAGGAGTGGCGAGAGGCTGCCCTGGGAGTGTCAGTGAGAGCTGACAGACTGGCAAGGGGACACAGAGACACAGCAATTGCAGCAGGGGCAGTCAGCTTCTCACAAGTGTAGACAGAAACAAGAGGGCTGGCTGAGACACATGAAAGCTGGCAAGGAAAGATTAAGGCTTAGGCTAAAGGGAAATCTGCATGTAGCCTTTTAATGTTTGTACTCTTTGCTCTGTGGGAATGAATACATAATGCATTGTGTTGAAGAAGCTGTTTTGAGTCACTTTTAACCACTTTGCTGGTCGCAGGTCCCCAGAGCGAAAAGGCTTACAGATGCCTAACTCAGCTGGGCCTTGGTACACGTGATTGGGAAACAAGGAGTCTGACACTCAGAGCCAGACTGGTTGGACTGCATGGTTCCACCCGGAGTGAGGAGCAGGAAGTCAGGCTGTCACTTAAGGGgagggagttaaaaaaaaagaaatcgaAGCACAGTTCgccctgtaaccatgacagcAACATTCCAAGGAGAATCATCCAAGGAGCAAGTCTGTGGAGCATCACCCACTTACAGCATAAAGGCCCAAAGGCTGATTTTGTTATTAGATTGTTGACATAGAAACTAACCCAGCAGGTTTAGGTTATTTGTCCTTCTTTTCAAACTGCTGCTGTTCTGTCTGAGGTGAAGCTGTGTGCAGCAGCAGGAGTCCACAGAGTGTCACGCTGATTCCTACCCACCACAAGAGTGCACGAGTCTCTCCAAAGAGCAGCCTGCCCAGGAAAGCctgagggaaggaaagagaaatacATTCACAAGGCAGAGTTGCAAAGAAATCTTCTCCAGTACAAAacctggggcagatcctcagctggtgtgtaCACTGAATTATACCACTAGATGATCTGACCCGTGATTCTTAGTATAAAGCCTGCCTAACAAAACTACTCCAACCGCACCAACAGGAACATCCGCTGCTACTTAGAATCACGGGAGTTAAAGTTGGAAAAGACCTACCAGGTCATCCAATCCACTGTAAAGCCAATACAGGATTGATCCCTGTTGCTTTGTCCAGCCCAGTACAAAAGAAAGACTTGGCAGATGCTGATTTTTGAGTTTTTTTAATAATTCTGACAGATAATGTTGACTTTTaagcaatcccccccccccaatttacatattcacagctgtgggaaattatggggtgtcaagacaattatttaatgacaatagacgTTGAGATTCAAACAGCTAAAGCTTTATAATCATTAAAACACACAACTGTCAACAtcacgtcaaaatatacaaaataaatatctttaCATCAAACTTTAAATATGTTCTCAAGCAACATTCTTCTTACTTTGCCCAGCTGTAAATTTGAATGATCCCTGATGGAAATATATTTcagtggtttgtgtgtgtatggcaaAATTGACGTTTACGGACATTTACTGATCCTTCCAAGCCTTCTCTTAAATGTCCCAAGGGATGAGACTACCCTGAAACACTATTCTGCAGATTAAGATGGGAATATCTTCTTCATatttgactttaattttccttttcttaattttatccCATTACTCTTACTTATAGTCCCTaaattcctttctctctccttggcAAAATTCCCATCAAGTTCAGTGTGCCCAGGATGTCACCTCTCGTATTTAAGTCATCTCTTGGCCAAATGAGCGGTTTTAAACCTTCCTTGCAAATCAATGCTGCAGACCCTGATCTTTTTTGCTGGTCTCCTCAGTAATCTCTGAATATTTTCTATGATCAATATCTTTCTGGAAACAAGGGGACTGATctaaagttcactgaagtcaacggaaagacttcactggactttggaCCAAGCCCATAGTGCTAAAAACTCAACAAGAGTTATCTAAAGAAGGGAAAAAGAGATTAATATATCAGTTGAAGAGTTACAGGTAAGCAGGGACAAGTGTAAAACACCCCATATTCCTAAATGCATCATGGTTTTGGCTTGGGGCTTGGTAAAGAGTGATGCAAAGTAAAAGCGAAACCTTCACAGTGTCTCTCCTCTCCAGGTCTTAAGCATGCACAGTGACAAAGCCAGTCTGTTTCCACCTATCAGAAAATTATGATAAACACTAAACCAACCACTAGCTATTGAGCAAGATAGCGTTCGGTTATGTAGTAGGGAAGAATAATTCCCCTACAGAAATTACTAggagaaattctatggcctgtgtcatgtagaagatcagactagatgatccttggtgtgattatcccacatctgcctaatcTGGAGTTCTTACATTTTCCTCTGGagtatctagggtgaccagatgtcccgattttatagggacagtcctgatttttgggtctttttcttatatgggctcctattaccccccagcccctgtcctgatttttcacatttgctgtctggtcaccctaggagtaTCTGGTGCTGGTCTCAGTTAGAATACTAGCCTAGATGGACCCTTGGGGGTCTGATCCAGGCTGGCAATTCCAATGTcacagaggtcccttctggccttcaaatctatgacGTCAGTTCTACTCACCGAAGAGATGAAGTTGGAGGCTGTTGTTGTCACTGTGGCAGTCGCTGAGGAAGAGGAGTAGTGCAGGGCTTTTGCAAAGAAGGTCCACATGACAGCATTGCACGCAAACACCAGACCGACACATCCTACTCGGAGCACCACATGTAACTGCAGAAGGGGGAGGtggaaatacagatttttttcactGATAGTTGACTCTCCCAATTATTTTGCAAACACTTTATGCAAAATAAAATGTCACAAACTGTGAAATGGCCTGGACCTGAATTACAAACATTATTTTGTGAAATCTCAACTGTTGTGTTTCTACATTTGCCAATATGCTGTATAAAAAGGAGGCAAATTATGAAGACTGTTCTGACATTTTAAATGGATGATACATCAGAGGATGCCCTGTTTTTTTCCACaccacaaaagaaagaaaatctggaggggaaaaacaaaaagacaCAAGTGGGAAAAACAGAACGGTTGCTCTTCTGTTTACCACCTACCACTGAATGAAGGAGAATCCCTCAGTAAGTGCTTGATCCTACAAGAAACCAagcaccctcaactcctattAGCTTCAAAAGCATTTGATGGAGCACATAACCctgtaggacaggggtgggcaaactttttggcccgagggccacatcagggtgcgaaactgtatggagggccggatagtgatgagctgccaaaatcttaacaacaggttccctcctcaccccacgagggggtcgttgtgCACCCCCGccacccaggactcctgccccatccaaacccccggcgttccttgatgccccccgcccaggactCCTGACCCAtcaacccccctcccctggcccctgactgcccccagaaccgggcaggagggtctcgtggccCACCATAGTGGGTACCCACctcacccctaagagccagaggcacctgccggaggacgaggtggggagtcccggcggtgcttacctggggcagctcccaggaagcatccggcaggtccctctggctcctaggggcggggaagcgtagctggggggagcagggggagctgtcACTCCcgccactgatcacatcaaaagtggcgccttaggtgctgactccctgggtgctccggggctggagcacccacggggaaaatttggtgggtgcagagcacccatcggcagctccccaccccgcgcctggccccagctcacctctgcctcctcccttgaacccaccgccccgctctgcttctctgcccccgtCCCACCCCCGCTTCCCgcgatcagctgttcggcgggaagccggggaggactgagaagcaggccacagcttcccgctcaggccgacgGTGGCGGAGGTGAGTagttcccctgcgcgccccccaccccgggttacctgctgcagcatggGTGGCCCGActcgtgccccccgcccccccccccgagctcacctccgctctacctccctgggcctgagtgggaagctgcctcctgcttctcagcccgcctcggcttcccgcgcgaacagctgattcgcaggaagcctgggggggcggcgaagcagagtggggcggtgtgttcaggggaggaggcggagcggaggtgaggtgagctggggccgggggtgcggcggggagctgccggtgggtgctctgcacccaccaaattttccccttgggtgctccaggactggagcacctgtggagtcggcacctaaggtgccactttgggccggttaaatttagaagctcttttagaaccggttgtccctcgcagaacaaccggttctaaaagggcttctaaatttaacaactggttctagcgaaccggctccagctcaccactgcggccgggtagggaaggctgtgcctcccgaacagcctggcccctgcctcctattcgccccctcccacttccctgactgccccctcctgggaccccccaacccaaaccactcccccccccgggatcctaccccctatccaacccccccgttccctgtacCCTGACTGCTTAGACCTATCCACACttccaccccctgacaggcccccctgggactcccacgccctttCCAACCCCCCGTTTCCCGCCCCCTGACCGCCCTATCCaatctgctccctgtcccctgactgccccccaggaccccccgcccccaactgtAGCACTGCTGCGTGCACGCCGccaccgcccccttaccatgtcgctcagagtggcaggagcttgcagcctcACTGCCCACACGGCGGTGTGGCACagcggggcaggggccgggcaggacagtcccacgggccggatgtggccccgggccatagttttcccacctctgctgtaGGAGATGTTGAGCTTCTGAGCAGACTTGGAGCTTCTGTTTCTCAATTTCCTTGGCCTAGACCCTGGAGAAGTACGTACCCTCCAACTGCATCCAAGCTCCACATGTTCTTTATCTTGTGATCAGACTCTAGTTcctcgggtggggtggggtgaactGGAGACTGCTTCATGGAGGAAAATTCCCTCAGAAATGGATCTATCCTTGCTGGAATATCCCTTAGAAATGCATTATCTGAGAGACCTGCTCTCAGCCTTTGAGCTTCAGGCTACCAAAGAGGAACCAGAGGCCAAAGTTCTTCAAAATCTCAGTCCCCGGATTGACTGTTCTGGGCTgagaggagaagaaaggaaaCTGAGTGCCTGTGCCCATCTGCCAGTTGCTGCTGtatgtgggtgtggggggggggtgtcactggAGCAGAGGCAGTGGGATGTTGGCATATGGAGGTGCTTGTTCTTTGCCGCTGTTGCTCAAGTGataaagaaggaagagaaagcTGTTAGGAGACTAGATAGCTCAGTGGATTGTTCATGGGAATCAGCAGTATTCAGCAGCTGTTCAGGAAATCAGGTCAGTTCAGGCCTATACCGAGTATaaattaaaggagtacttgtggcaccttagagactaacaaatttatttgagcataagctttcatgagggcATTcacctcatgaaagcttatgctcaaataaattggttagtctctaaggtgccacaagtactccttttctttttgcagatacagactaacacagctgctactctgaaacctgcgtATGAATTGTTACCTTCTGGCCATTTGCTCAGTTACCAATCTGAAATGAGCTGGTCTTCCACAATTCCTAGAGAACAGATGGCCGCTCCACCAAATCTCCCCCACAACCTGAGTCCTCAGCAGAATGGCCAAAAGGATGAATGGTCCTGCAGAGTGAACTTCTGCCTTGCTAGCAGTGGATCCTGCAGAGCAATACTGCGGAGGCGTGGTTGTAGGGGATCTTACACTGCCACTACCTGTAGTGCTGTACTACACGAGGACTTCTACCTTTGTGGCTGTCAGTCAGCACTTTTCATGACCACTAGAATAACTCCCCACTTTACCTTACATTAAAATAGAAAAGGGAAATGAGCCGCATATAATTGTGTGTCTCAAACTAAACAAATAAGTAAAAGAACATACTAAAttgcaggggacaactaatgCCACCACAGAAGGAAGCAACTGGAATGTGGATGTAACAATCACAGATGGAGAATGACTCACTGATAGATTATGCGATAAAATCCAGCCCCTCTGGCTAGCTCAGACTACAAAACGTATGGAAAACACGAACGGTCCTATACTgctaaggaaaacaaaacaatctagAAAGCCCTCCGATTCAGGCTTCAATGCGTCTAAACCACTTATTTCCTGCGGCACAGAATGGGCCGAATTCAGTCCTGGCCTAAGAGAGCGCATTGAACCCTGGAGTTGTGCTTGTTTAAGAAAGGCTGAATTTGATCCAGAATCCGTCCAAAGCATGATATGAAAATCAGATAGAAACCAATTCAGGATCAAAC
Above is a window of Caretta caretta isolate rCarCar2 chromosome 2, rCarCar1.hap1, whole genome shotgun sequence DNA encoding:
- the TMEM42 gene encoding transmembrane protein 42; translated protein: MRAGWGAAHSAAAGLLGALAACSAKLALGAGYLREACAAAAGGEEAAAGACVWLHVVLRVGCVGLVFACNAVMWTFFAKALHYSSSSATATVTTTASNFISSAFLGRLLFGETRALLWWVGISVTLCGLLLLHTASPQTEQQQFEKKDK